From the Candidatus Nealsonbacteria bacterium genome, one window contains:
- a CDS encoding septum formation initiator family protein — MIARKIKLKKNQKQSNLPILFLLILFLLISGFLIFSNWRITQKRALLTEEIKALEKEIKEMEQKNRELKIGISQIGTKDHLEKIAREQFNLQKPGEELVVIKREEFRKEDEEKEKKNFWQNFWQNFWQKIGF; from the coding sequence ATGATAGCAAGAAAAATAAAATTAAAAAAAAATCAAAAGCAAAGCAATTTACCCATTCTTTTTCTTTTAATATTGTTTTTGTTGATAAGCGGATTTTTAATTTTTTCCAACTGGAGAATAACTCAAAAAAGAGCCCTTTTGACCGAAGAAATCAAAGCCCTTGAAAAAGAGATTAAAGAGATGGAGCAAAAAAACCGGGAATTAAAAATTGGAATTTCCCAAATCGGAACAAAAGACCATTTGGAAAAAATAGCCAGAGAGCAATTTAATTTACAAAAACCAGGAGAAGAATTGGTGGTAATTAAAAGAGAAGAATTTCGAAAAGAAGATGAAGAAAAGGAGAAGAAAAATTTTTGGCAGAATTTTTGGCAGAATTTTTGGCAAAAGATAGGATTTTGA